DNA from Desulfuromonas sp. AOP6:
CAAGCCACTCTATTGACAGTTTTCGGCTTCCGGTTACTTTTACTTTAACATGAATTGCCCGTAATCCGCCGGTGAATGGGCCGGCGCCATAAAAGGAGGAACTGTGATGAAGAAGGGTCAAACAAGATGGCTTCTGGCGACTCTAGGGATATTTTTTCTCCTGAGTGCCGGTGGGGCCGCTGCGCAGAACGAGGTTTTTAACGTAGACAGGGAACTCTATCCTTATTATCCCTCTCTGATAAAGTGGAACAAGTCGGGAGCCGAATTCACGGAACCCGAAACCTGTGCAGGCTGTCATCCCCAGCAATATGAAGAGTGGACGGGGTCGGTGCACGCCTTGGCGTTTCAGGATCCTGTCTACCAGGGTGAACTGGTTCTGGCGGTGAAGGCGGTAGGGCACAACATTTCCAGGCAGTGTGAAGGCTGCCACTCCCCAGCCGGCGTCGTCACCGGCGAAATCAAGGGGCCGGGTCTGAAGGGCCTCAGTCCCATGGCTCTTGCCGGGGTCTCCTGCGACATCTGTCATTCCGTCAGCGGCGTGACCCACTGGCAGACACCCTCCCACGAACCGGAAAACGGCTCGATGATTCTGACTCCCGGCGTCGAAACCCTCAACGGCACTACCTTGATCAAGAGAGGGCCTTCGGCTCCTGAGGATGGTTGCGGCGGCGGTTTCCATGAATGTGAACAGTCGACTCTGCATCAGCGGGCCGATCTGTGCGCATCCTGTCACCAGGTCTATCACTACTCGGCCCATTATCCCCTGGAAGCGACCTACCTGGAGTGGAAACATGGCCCCTACGCCCAGAGAGACATTCTCTGCCAGGATTGTCACATGGTGGACACTCCGACCTTCATGCGCACCGCGGATACCTTTGAAAAGCCCCAGCGCGGTGAATATCACCACTATTTCAACGGCGCCAACTATCTGCTTTATCATCTGGCCCGGTCCGCGGCCGAGAAGAGCGGGAATGCAGACCTGGTGAAGAATCTCGATCACAAATTCCAGATGTCCGTCGATCGGCTCAAGGCCGCGGCCGAATTGGAAATCTCTCCCATCTATGGCGAAAATGCGCTGCAGGAAGTGAAAGTGAGGGTGAAAAACATGCGGGCCGGTCATAACCTGCCGACTTCTCTAACTAATATCCGTGAGATGTGGCTGGAAGTGACGGTGAAGGATGAAAAAGGAAAAACGCTCTACACCAGCGGCGGCCTGGACGATAAGGGTAGTCTGCGGGAAAATACCCGCGTCTTCAATTCGGAGGGGGCTGACGAAAGTTTCCATTTTGTCGTTAACCCCTGGGAGGTTACCTCTTTCTCCAAACATGACACCATTCCCCCCCGTGGATACAAGGATGTGCATTACGGGGTTGGTGGTTTGGTGAAAGAAGGCCGCCTCGATTTTGAGGTACGTCTGCGCTACCGTCAGGCAGACCAGAAGATAGCTGAAAAACTATTGAGCTCGGTCCCTGAAGACATCAACCTCGAAGAGATATATGGCCTTAAGGCGGTACCGCCGCTTCCCGTGGTTGACATGGCTTCAGCCAAAGCCAGCATCGGGGTGCGGCCATAGGGTGATGACCCTGATGCACAGGTACAGGTACAGATAGGAAGAAGGGGTCCTCGCGGAAAGCGGGGACCCCTTCTTCCTTTTGGGCGGTAAAAGCTTAACGAACTTTGAGTGGCGCGTAGAAAAAGCCTTCGCCACGCTGGACCAGAAGACGGATGACTTCATCCTTCTTGGTCTTGGCCACAATCTGCTTGAAGACGCCTACCCTCGGGGTGCTGGTACCGTTGGCTTCGAGGATGAGATCCCCGGCCCGCAGGTTGGCTTCGGCTGCCGGCCCTTCGGGGGCCACGGCGGTGATGAGGACACCCTCGGTCTGCTCCAGCCCATAACGCCGCGCATTGTCGGCGGTAAGATCGGCGACGGAAAGGCCGAGCTGGGCGGATTCGCCGCCTTGCGCCACCTGCTCGGCGCCTTCCTCCTCAAGCAGTCCAACGACGACCGCGAGTTTTTTGGCTTTGCCATCGCGGAAGATTTTCACGGGGACGCTCTTGTTTACAGGGGTCGAAGCGACGAGTCGGGGCAGATCGCTGATGTTGTCAACCCGCTGGCCATCGAAAGAAAGAATGATATCGCCACGGGCCATGCCCGCCTTGTCGGCCGGCGAATTCTTCGTGACGCTGGTCACCAGGGCCCCCTGGGCTTTTTCCAGGCCAAAGGATGCCGCCAGTTCTTCGGAGACAGCCTGTACAGAGACGCCGAGCCAGCCCCGGGTGACGTGGCCTTTTTCCTTGAGCTGGGGGATGATTCCTTTGGCGAGGTCAATGGGAATGGCGAAACCGATGCCTTGCCCGCCCGCGACGATGGCGGTGTTGATGCCGACAACCTCCCCCGAGGCGTTAAAGAGAGGACCGCCGGAGTTGCCGGGGTTGATGGAAGCGTCGGTCTGGATGAAATCGTCATAGGGTCCCGCTCCGATCACCCGCCCTTTGGCGGAGACAATGCCGGCGGTGACGGTCTGTTCGAGACCAAAGGGATTGCCGATGGCCATGACCCATTCTCCTACCCGCAGGCTGTCACTGCTGCCCAGGGTGACGACCGGCAGGTCGGCCCCGGTGTCGATCTTCAACAGGGCCAGATCGATTTTGGGATCGAGTCCCTTGATGGTAGCCGAGAAGGTGCGGCCGTCACTGAGCTGCACCTTGATTTCGTCGGCGCCGCTGACGACATGGTCGTTAGTCAGAATGTAGCCGTCCTCCGAGATGATGAAGCCCGAACCGAGGGAGCGCTGCTTCTGGGGCCTGTTGGGATGCCCCTGAAAAAAGCGGTTGAAGAAGTCATTGAAAAAATCGTCCCTGGGGCCGCCGGGTCCGGGCATGACCGGCAATCGCGGCTGGGTGGTCTTTGAGGTGTTGATGTTGACGACAGCTGGCTTCAGAGCTTGGGAGAGGCTGACGAAGTCGGGAGGTGTGGCCGCTGCAGGCAGGGCGAAGAGCAGAATGGCGATGAGGGCCAGCCACCAAGAGAGACGAAAGGGTGTTCTTTTCATGCATTCCTCCTCGGAGTGGAAAAAAAGGATGCCGAACAGGCGGACGCAGGAAGGTGCCTGCTCGGGAGATGGTCGACAGGAAGTTATGTAGTCACTGCGCCAGCGCTTGTCAATGGCCGGCATTGAAATCGGCCTCGCGGAAGGTGTGTGCAGGAAGGAATCACTCAGTCGGCGGCATCCGGGCCGGCCAGGGGAAGAATGACGGTGAAAGTGCTGCCTTTGCCAGGGGCTGAACGAACCTCGACACGTCCGCGATGAACATCGACAATCCACTTGACGATGGATAGACCCAGACCGGTGCCGCCATCTTCGCGGTTGCGGGCCTCGTCGATGCGGTAGAATCGGTCGAAGATGTGAGGGAGGTGTTCAGCGGGAATGCCCACCCCGGTGTCAGTAATGGACAAAATGGCAAAACCGCTGTCCATGGTGACAGCGATATCGATCCTGCCTCCCGCTGACGTGTACTTGATGGCATTGCCGAGCAGATTGAGGAACATCTGTCTCAGTCGGAGTTCATCCCCCCGCAGCACGATTTCCTCGGCGACCTGCAACTGGAGGCTTATGCTGATCTGCTTTGGCTCCGCCAGGGCTCTGCCCTGAAGATAGAGTTCCTGGATGAGATCACTGAAGCTGAACTCGGTGAGAATCAGTGGGAGGTCGCCTGATTCGCTCTTGGCCAGGGTGAGCAGATCTTCGATGATGCGTCCCATGCGACTGATCTCCTCCATGTTGGAGGCCAGAGCCTTGCGGA
Protein-coding regions in this window:
- a CDS encoding cytochrome c family protein encodes the protein MKKGQTRWLLATLGIFFLLSAGGAAAQNEVFNVDRELYPYYPSLIKWNKSGAEFTEPETCAGCHPQQYEEWTGSVHALAFQDPVYQGELVLAVKAVGHNISRQCEGCHSPAGVVTGEIKGPGLKGLSPMALAGVSCDICHSVSGVTHWQTPSHEPENGSMILTPGVETLNGTTLIKRGPSAPEDGCGGGFHECEQSTLHQRADLCASCHQVYHYSAHYPLEATYLEWKHGPYAQRDILCQDCHMVDTPTFMRTADTFEKPQRGEYHHYFNGANYLLYHLARSAAEKSGNADLVKNLDHKFQMSVDRLKAAAELEISPIYGENALQEVKVRVKNMRAGHNLPTSLTNIREMWLEVTVKDEKGKTLYTSGGLDDKGSLRENTRVFNSEGADESFHFVVNPWEVTSFSKHDTIPPRGYKDVHYGVGGLVKEGRLDFEVRLRYRQADQKIAEKLLSSVPEDINLEEIYGLKAVPPLPVVDMASAKASIGVRP
- a CDS encoding DegQ family serine endoprotease, giving the protein MKRTPFRLSWWLALIAILLFALPAAATPPDFVSLSQALKPAVVNINTSKTTQPRLPVMPGPGGPRDDFFNDFFNRFFQGHPNRPQKQRSLGSGFIISEDGYILTNDHVVSGADEIKVQLSDGRTFSATIKGLDPKIDLALLKIDTGADLPVVTLGSSDSLRVGEWVMAIGNPFGLEQTVTAGIVSAKGRVIGAGPYDDFIQTDASINPGNSGGPLFNASGEVVGINTAIVAGGQGIGFAIPIDLAKGIIPQLKEKGHVTRGWLGVSVQAVSEELAASFGLEKAQGALVTSVTKNSPADKAGMARGDIILSFDGQRVDNISDLPRLVASTPVNKSVPVKIFRDGKAKKLAVVVGLLEEEGAEQVAQGGESAQLGLSVADLTADNARRYGLEQTEGVLITAVAPEGPAAEANLRAGDLILEANGTSTPRVGVFKQIVAKTKKDEVIRLLVQRGEGFFYAPLKVR